Proteins co-encoded in one Megalops cyprinoides isolate fMegCyp1 chromosome 1, fMegCyp1.pri, whole genome shotgun sequence genomic window:
- the si:dkey-92f12.2 gene encoding SUN domain-containing protein 2: MSRRSARLVPGPDDDAASNSSTGSAGQISYKENPIRIFKKKTGARRSGSSRSSVVTSNELQGQYTDEEPLVTEDDWDRRSVSQRRTPSSFRTSSVEPVSSARTSTTLVNSHADHQGHSSGYSSSEEGYSRQGLKSAQSPGEPEFGIKDVIRSPARVMAILFWRLGTAWYTLTSGLSLLDVFMLSRRPAAIKKAILLLLLFILLAFALCYWYPYISSLFTQRSARPASVTSVHGFGVPQDTAASPSLSALQEEISAHFMEREARWMEERERAIQKEERWREEREREQQSLMREISQLKQDGEKLKLLSETLKTEITDMKLAMKSGETEHRSWIGQETAGLDRQISELRADVSSLHTATDLLKQQVESQETRNAKLKAELSDWLVEYLSSGAHSADFVLRPDLQGALESLEKKLLDRLVEEREKDRGDVWRSVGETLQGEGVGAVTVQDVHQIVNRALSLYRADGIGMVDYALESSGASVVNTRCSETYRTRSACLSLFGIPLWYHSESPRTVIQPEVYPGKCWAFRGGEGFVVISLSYPVRITHVTLEHLPKTLSPTGRIDSAPRDFAVYGMSNESEEGTFLGSFTYDQDGEPVQTFKLPDSADGVYRMVELRILSNWGHLEYTCVYRFRVHGQPVTG; encoded by the exons ATGTCAAGGCGCAGTGCAAGGTTGGTGCCCGGGCCGGATGACGACGCAGCCAGCAACAGCTCCACTGGCTCCGCTGGCCAGATCTCCTACAAGGAGAACCCAATCAG AATCTTTAAGAAGAAGACTGGAGCACGCAGGTCAGGGTCCTCACGTTCCTCGGTGGTTACCTCCAACGAATTACAGGGCCAATACACCGACGAGGAGCCCCTCGTGACAGAGGATGATTGGG ATCGTAGGAGCGTGTCCCAGAGGAGGACGCCCTCCTCGTTCAGGACCTCCAGCGTGGAGCCCGTCAGCTCTGCCAGAACCAGCACCACGCTGGTCAACAGCCATGCAGACCACCAGGGCCACTCTTCTGGATACTCCTCCTCCGAAGAAGGCTATTCCCGCCAGGGCCTCa AATCGGCCCAATCGCCTGGAGAACCAGAGTTTGGGATCAAGGATGTCATCCGCTCTCCGG CTCGTGTGATGGCCATACTGTTCTGGAGGCTGGGGACCGCCTGGTACACCCTCACCTCTGGACTCTCCCTGCTGGACGTCTTTATGCTCAGCAG ACGGCCTGCAGCCATAAAGAAGGCAatcctgcttctcctcctcttcatcctcttgGCTTTTG CTCTGTGCTACTGGTACCCCTATATTTCCAGCCTGTTCACCCAGAGAAGTGCAAGACCTGCCTCCGTCACCTCTGTGCATGGCTTCGGTGTCCCGCAG GACACAGCGGCGTCTCCCAGCTTATCGGCCCTCCAGGAGGAGATCAGCGCCCATTTCATGGAGAGAGAGGCCCGGtggatggaggagagggagagggcgatccagaaggaggagagatggagggaggagagagagagagaacagcagagcTTGATG AGAGAAATTTCCCAGCTGAAGCAGGATGGAGAGAAGCTTAAGCTCTTGTCTGAG ACACTGAAGACTGAAATAACAGACATGAAGTTAGCAATGAAGAG TGGTGAGACTGAGCACCGCAGCTGGATTggacaggaaacagcagggctGGACAGACAGATTTCGGAGCTTAGAGCTGATGTCAGTTCCCTCCATACTGCAACGGATTTACTGAAACAGCAAGTGGAGTCCCAGGAGACAAGGAATGCTAAG CTGAAGGCTGAGCTGTCAGACTGGCTGGTGGAGTATCTCTCCTCGGGAGCGCACAGTGCGGACTTTGTGTTGAGGCctgacctgcagggggcgctggagAGCCTGGAGAAGAAACTCCTGGACCGgctggtggaggagagggagaaggacagggGAGATGTGTGGAGGAGCGTAGGAGAGACGCTGcaaggagagggggtgggggccgTCACTGTGCAG GACGTCCATCAGATTGTGAACAGGGCTCTGAGTCTGTACAGAGCGGATGGAATCGGCATGGTGGACTATGCTCTGGAGTCCTCAG GTGCCAGTGTGGTCAACACTCGTTGTTCAGAGACCTACCGGACCAGATCAGCCTGCCTCAGCCTGTTTGGGATTCCGCTGTGGTACCACTCTGAGAGTCCCCGCACAGTCATACAG CCTGAGGTGTACCCAGGAAAGTGCTGGGCGTTTCGGGGTGGAGAGGGCTTTGTCGTGATTTCCCTGTCCTACCCTGTCCGCATCACCCACGTGACCCTCGAGCACCTGCCCAAAACTCTGTCCCCCACCGGCCGCATCGATAGCGCCCCTCGAGACTTTGCTGTCTAT GGAATGTCCAATGAAAGTGAGGAAGGGACTTTTCTGGGATCTTTTACATACGACCAGGACGGAGAGCCTGTTCAGACCTTTAAGCTGCCG gACTCAGCGGATGGGGTGTACAGGATGGTGGAGCTGAGAATCCTCAGTAACTGGGGCCACCTGGAGTACACCTGTGTGTATCGATTCAGAGTGCACGGCCAGCCCGTGACAGGATGA